ATGCGTGAACAGGACGAAAAAATCCCACTGCGCCACGGCGTTCTCGGCCAGGAAACCTGCGGCCCGGGCGGGATTGCCTATGGCATGCGCTCGATTGGTGGCGTGCTGGAACTGGTCGATTACATGGAACAGTATTCGCCGAACGCCTGGATGCTCAACTATTCGAACCCGGCGGCGATTGTGGCTGAAGCGACGCGTCGACTGCGTCCGAACGCCAAAATCCTCAACATCTGTGATATGCCGATTGGCATTGAAGGGCGCATGGCGGAAATCGTGGGCCTGAAAGACAGAAAACAGATGCGCACGCGTTATTACGGCCTGAACCACTTCGGCTGGTGGACGTCGATAGAAGACCTGGAGGGGAATGATTTAATGCCGAAATTACGCGAACATGTGGCGAAATATGGCTATATTCCACCAACTGACGATCCGCATACCGAAGCGAGCTGGAACGATACCTTCGTCAAAGCCCGGGATGTACAAGCGCTGGATCCGGACACCATGCCGAATACCTATCTGAAATATTATTTGTTCCCAGACTATGTGGTGAAGCACTCCAATCCGAACCGGACTCGGGCCAATGAGGTCATGGATCATCGCGAGAAAAACGTATTTGGTTCCTGCAACGCCATTATCCAGGCAGGAAAATCGTCGGCAGGCGAGCTGGAAATCGACGAGCATGCGTCGTATATCGTTGATTTAGCTTCTGCCATCGCCTTCAACACCCAGGAAAGGATGCTGCTGATTGTGCCAAACAATGGCGCTATTCATAACTTTGACGCCGATGCGATGGTGGAAATTCCGTGCCTGGTCGGCAAAAGCGGGCCGCAGCCGCTGACGGTCGGCGACATCCCGAATTTCCAGAAAGGGTTGATGAGCCAGCAGGTGGCGGTGGAAAAACTGGTGGTCGATGCCTGGGAGCAGCGCTCGTACCAGAAACTGTGGCAGGCCATCACGCTGTCTAAAACGGTGCCTGGCGCGTCCGTCGCGAAGGCGATTCTCGACGATCTGATCGAAGCCAATAAGGCGTACTGGCCAGAACTTCACTGATCCATTGAGGGCCCGGCAAATGTTCTCCGCCGGGCGTATCCCCGCCTTAAATCGTCTGCTGATGCTGGTTAAACCGTGAAGCCAACGGCAGCCAGCACAGCAATATCAACAGTCCCATCAGCGTCATCAGCAGGCCCAGACTGCTTTGTCCGGTTTGCGGCAGTAGCGCGGAAAGCCAGGCCAGTGCACCGGAACCGATGTTCTGCAAGCCGCCGATCAGCGCTCCGGCGGTTCCGGCGAGGAACGGGAACGGCTCCATTGCGCCGCTGGTGGCGAGCGGGAACAGCATCCCGGCACCGAAGAAGAACAGTGCGGCTGGAACCAACAGCGTCCAGACGTTCATCACCCCGAGAAGGCCCGGGATCCACATCATCAGCCCCGCCAGCAAACAGCTAATGACCGACTGCCACATCATGCTGGAGAAACGCTTGTTCTGGCGACCGGCAAACCAGGCGCCGAAAAACGCCGCCGGGATCGGCAGAATAAACAGAATACTGACCACCATACTGCTCAGCCCAAGCCCTGCGCCCAGCAGCACGCCGGAACAGGCTTCGAACACCGCAATTCCCGCCAGACCGCCAATGAGCATCATCACGTAGCAAGTGAACGGCCCGTTGCCGAGCAGCGTTTTATAACGGGTGGTAAAGCGGGTTGGCGGTGCATCCTGCGGACGCGTTTCCGGCATCCAGCGCGCCATGCTCAGGGTCACGCCCAAACACAGCACCAGCAGGAAACCATAGCAGGCGCGCCAGCTCCAGACTGTATCGAGCATCCCGCCAATCAGCGGTGCCAGCAGCGGGCTGACCAGAATACCCATGTTCAGCAAACTGTTCGCGTGGCGCAACTGGGAGCCTTCATACAGGTCGCGCGGCAGGGTGCGCGCCATGACGCCACCCACACCGGTGCCCATGCCTTGGAGTGCACTGGCTGCAATCAGCATCGTCAGGCTGTGCGTGGTCATGGCGATAACTGTCGCCAGCATAAAAATCGTCATGCCGACGAGGATAACCGGGCGGCGGCCCACGCGGTCTGAAAGCGGGCCGTAGAATAATTGCGATACGCCGTAGGTCAGCAGATATGCGGCCATAACGCTCTGGACCGCACCTTCGCGCACGTTCAGATCCCGCGCCATGTCAGCAATCGCTGGAATATAAATGGTTTGCGCCATCTGTCCGACGGCGACCAGCAGCACCAGCATCAGCAGCAAATTGACGTTCTTATGCCTTTTCATTCGATGAATACTTTGTGAAGGGTTAAAAAGAAAGAATATGTGACTATGAAATCAGCAAAGTCCGGGAGGAATCTACCACAGTAAAATGACAGAACAACCACCGGGGGAAGGATCGTTGAAGCGGTATCAGGCAGGTTTAGTAAACGATATTCGGCAACAATTGTTGCCAGAGAGAGTCAGGACAGACGTAGCAATATCGCGCCGAGGGCAATCCCGCAGGCGGCGGCGAGGCGCAGCCACGTTACCCGCTCTTTGAGGATCACCAGGGCGATGATCGCGCCAAACAGAATAGAGGTTTCACGCAGCGCTGCCACGACCGCCAGCGGAGCCTGCGTCATCGCCCACAGCGCCAGGCCATAAGAGCCCATAGTGGCGAGGCCGCCAAAAATGCCCTTCTTCCAGTGAAGACGCATGTAACGGGAGACTTCAAGGTGGCGAGAGACCATCGCCCAGCCGAGCAGACAAAAACCGTTCATCAAAAATGTCCACAGGGTATAGCCGAGCGCGGAACCGGAAAGCCGCACGCCCGTGCCGTCGACCAGCGTATAACTGGCAATGAAACAGGCGTTGATCAGTGCCAGCGTTACCCCTTTTCTTGACCCGCTTCGCCCGTTCAGCGCCATCGCCAAAATCGACAGACAGATAACGCCAATCCCCATACACGCGAGAGAAGAGAGCTGCTCGCCCGGTAAAAACAGGCTGACCGTCGCCACCAGCAACGGCGCGGTGCCGCGCATCAGCGGGTAGGTCTGGCTCATGTCTGAGACCTGGTAGGTTTTCGCGACCAGTACGGTGTAAACCACCTGCAAACCGCAGGAGAGAATCAGCCAGGGTGCGCTGGCCAGCGCAGGCTGTGGAGAAAAGGGCAACAGCACAAAGGCGATCAGCGATGCGGAACCGCTCACGCTGATGGCGGAGAAGAGTTTATTGCTCCCCGCTTTGACGATGGCATTCCAGCTGGCATGCAGCAGGGCGGCAAACAGCAATACAAAGAAGACGGTAAGAGTCATGGCGCGCTTTGCAGTGAAGTGTCACAAGACTGTAACATTCCCTGTGCGATCAACCAACTACGGGGCGCAAACTGTCAAAGCACGGTGAACGGTTAAAAGAGGGGCGATTGCCCGCCCCTCTTTGGTACGGCCTGAACCTGATTACCGGAAGGTTTTCAGGACTGCATCAAGCAGTTGCAGCAACGCAACCATGAGTTTCAGGACCAACACTGCCAGTTCCATTCCACCCATACGTTTCTCCTGTAGTGTAAGGAGAACTTCCGGCTGATTTACCTTTCCGCTGCCTGTCATCAGCCGTGTTGTTGACGTAACACAGTGTGCTCTCCCGGGGGTTAAGGCGCTGACGGCACCACCCGTTTCAGCCAGGACTTATTGCGCGCCGGTCAAACATGCGGCCCCCAAATGGCTCACTGCGAACAGCTTCAGTATAGATAGATACTGTATATATGAACAGTTGTTTGTCGACAAAATTAGCGGGTTGTCCCATACTCAATAACGCGGTAAACCGTGGGTGAAATTGCACGATCGCCGCCGATCGCGTATACTTTTGCGGTTGACGTAACACAGTGCGCTTCGCGGATACCACCCGCAAAACACTGAAAAAACCTCGCTCCGGCGGGGTTTTTTGTTTTCTAAGGTTTTGCAGGGAAATGTGACCAAAGGCGCAGATTTTTGCGTGTGGCCATAAAGCGCTTGCCGCGAGCGGTTGGCTATGCTTGTATGAATCCAGCTATTAACACAACAGATGGTCCCTAATGAACACTCACCTGAACGCAATCAACCTACTACCAACTGCGCACCCAGCCGCAGTGGTCGTCGTGCGTGTGGTGGTGGTCGTCGGCAATGCGCCGTAGGGTCCGGAACACACGATTCCAAAACCCCGCCGGCGCAAACCGAGCGGGGTTTTTCGTTTAAGCCCCCCGGAAAGTCGGCCCAGAAGAACAGGACTGGAACATGGCAACTTCGGGCACAATGTCATCACAGACGGCGTCAACGCAGACGACGTCACAGGCAAGGCGTTTCACCGGCGCACAGCTGATCGTTCACTTGCTGGAACGTCAGGGCATCACCATTGTGGCGGGTATTCCGGGCGGCACGGTTTTACCGCTGTACGACGCGCTCAGCCAAAGCAAACAGATCCGGCACGTACTGGCCCGCCATGAACAGGGCGCGGGATTTATCGCCCAGGGCATGGCGCGTACGCAGGGCAAACCGGCGGTCTGCATGGCCTGTAGCGGCCCGGGTGCGACCAATCTGGTCACCGCGATTGCCGATGCGCGCCTCGACTCCATTCCGCTGGTGTGCATCACCGGCCAGGTTCCTGCCTCGATGATCGGCACCGATGCGTTCCAGGAAGTGGACACCTACGGCATCTCCATCCCCATCACCAAACACAACTATTTAGTGCGCGACATCAGCGAACTTCCGCAGGTGATCAGCGACGCGTTTCGCATTGCGCAGTCTGGCCGTCCAGGCCCGGTGTGGGTGGATATTCCGAAGGATGTTCAAACCGCTGAAATCGATATCGACGACCTGCCGATGCCGGGCTGCAAAGCGCCTGCGCCAGTATTTAATCTGTCAGACGTGCGCGATGCCGCAGCGATGATTAACAGCGCCAAACGCCCGGTGCTGTATCTCGGTGGTGGGGTTATCAACGTGCCGGAACACATCCGCAAACTGGCGGAAAAAGCCAATCTGCCGACCACCATGACCCTGATGGCGCTAGGCATGCTGCCGAAAGCACACCCGCTGTCGTTAGGTATGCTCGGGATGCACGGCGCCCGCAGCACCAACTACGTTATGCAAGAAGCTGATTTGTTGATTGTTTTAGGCGCGCGTTTTGATGACCGGGCGATTGGCAAAACGGAACAATTCTGTCCGAATGCCAAAATTATTCATGTTGATATCGACCGCGCAGAGCTGGGCAAAATCAAACAGCCACACGTGGCGATTCAGGCCGATGTGGGCGAGGTTCTGGACCAGTTGATCCCATTGGTTGAAGCTCAGCCGCGCGCCGAGTGGCGTCAACTGGTGGCGGATTTACAACAGGAATTCCCGTCGGCTATCCCGAAAGCGGGCGACCCGCTGACCCATTACGGTTTGATTAACGCCGTGGCGGCCTGCGTGGACGACGACGCGATTGTCACTACCGACGTCGGCCAGCATCAGATGTGGACCGCGCAGGCCTATCCGCTTAACCGTCCGCGTCAGTGGCTGACTTCCGGCGGGCTGGGCACGATGGGCTTTGGCCTGCCCGCGGCCGTAGGTGCGGCGCTGGCGAATCCGCACCGCAAAGTATTGTGTTTCTCCGGCGATGGCAGCCTGATGATGAACATTCAGGAAATGGCGACCGCGGCGGAAAATCAGCTCGATGTAAAAATTATCCTGATGAACAACGAGGCGCTGGGGCTGGTGCATCAGCAGCAAAGCCTGTTCTACAAACAGGGCGTTTTTGCCGCCACCTATCCGGGCATGATTAACTTTATGCAGATTGCGCAGGGCTTTGGCCTGCAAACCTGTGACCTGAATACGGCTGAAGATCCGCAGGCCGCGTTGCAGGAAATCATTTCCCGTCCGGGACCGGCGCTGATCCACGTGCGTATCGATCCTGAGCAAAAAGTCTGGCCGATGGTGCCGCCGGGTGCCGCAAATACTGAAATGGTGGGGGAATAAGCCATGCAAAACGCAATTCATGACAACGTCATTCTGGAACTCACCGTGCGCAACCATCCCGGCGTCATGACCCACGTCTGCGGCCTGTTTGCCCGTCGCGCGTTCAACGTGGAAGGCATTCTTTGTCTGCCCATTCAGAACAGCGATAAAAGCCGCATCTGGCTATTGGTGAACAACGATCAGCGTCTGGAGCAGATGATTAGCCAAATCGACAAGCTCGAAGATGTCACCCAGGTGACCCGCCACCAGAGCGACCCGGGCGTGTTCAACAAGCTGGGTCTGTTTTTTGAGTAATCCTTTATGTCGACTTCACAATGGATGTCTTTATGATATCCGGGCTGAGGAAAGCTGAGAGGACGCATGATCTGGTTGACGTTAGCCACTCTGGTAGTGGTATTTGTGGTGGGATTTCGGGTAATTACCTCCGATTCGCGTCGGGCTGTCAAACGCCTGAGCGAACGGCTGGGGATCACGCCAATGCATATTGAATCGATGGTCGATCAGATGGGAAAGCGTGCGGGCGAAGAGTACCTGGGCTATTTGCATCGCCCTAATGAAGCACATTTGCAAAATGCCGCGCAGATTTTGCTTATCTGGCAGGTGGCGGTGGTCGATGCCAGCGAGATCAATATGCATTATTGGCACCGCCAGCTGCAAAAAGCGCGTCTCGCCGCCCCGGTGACCGATGCGCAAATTCGTTTGGCGCTGGGTTTTTTGCGTGAGCTGGAGCCTGATGTATCAGAGTTCAACGCGTTCCAGCACCGTTACAACCTGCTATTTATGCCGCAGGATGGAGTGAGCTGGTTGCATTGATTGATGTGTTTTCCCCTCACCCCAAAGGGGCGAGGGAGAAAATCAGGGGAGCAGGATTATTCCCTCTCCCCGCGGGAGAGGGTTAGGGAGAGGGCGCTTTCAGAGCGTAATCACCACTGAATTCCCCTGAGCTGCAATCACCACACCCCATTCGCTACCGGACTGTGAACCGCCCTGCACGCCGTTGATCTGCTGCATGTTACGCAAACACAGTGTCCAGTCGCGCGATTCGCCAGTACCTTCCACGGTAATGGTGTTGCCAGAACGCTTCGCTTTCAACGTGAAGAGAGTTGAACCGTCGGCCGCAGGCACCTGACACACCGCTTCGCGTCCGTCCTCGAGACCGAACAGCTGGAACGCCGTGCCTTCATGCCATGCATAATCCGGCTTCTGAGTGTTATTGCCCAGCGCCAGTAGCGTGTTGTCACGCACGTACACCGGCAGGCTCAGCGCGTCATGCTGCTGTTTATGCCAGCGGCTGCCCGTTACCTCGTCGTTGTGCCACAGGTGCGTCCAACGGCCTTCAGGCAGATAGAACTGCACATCGCCCGCTTCGCTGAACACCGGCGCCACCAGAACTGAATCACCGAGCATGTACTGACGGTCCAGATAATCACAGGTTGGATCTTCCGGGAATTCAAGCATCATCGAACGTAGCACCGGCGTACCGGTTTCGCGGGCAATCGCTGCCTGACGATACAGATACGGCATCATCCGACACTTCAGCTCGGTGAAATGACGTACCACGTCGCAGGATTCATCATCGTACGCCCACGGCACACGGTAAGATTTGCTGCCATGCAGGCGGCTGTGGCTCGACAGCAGACCAAACGCGCACCAGCGTTTGTAGACGTGCGCCGGAGCGGTATTTTCGAAGCCGCCGATATCGTGGCTCCAGAAACCAAAGCCCGACATGCCGATCGACAGCCCACCGCGCAGACTTTCCGCCATCGATTCGTAGTTGGCGTAGCAGTCGCCGCCCCAGTGAACCGGGAACTGCTGTGCGCCGACGGAAGCCGAGCGTGCAAACAGCACCGCTTCCTGCTCGCCCAGCGTCTCTTTCAGCACGTTCCACACCAGTTCGTTGTAGATAAAGGCGTAATGGTTGTGCATTTTCTGCGGGTCAGAGCCGTCATGCCAGACGACATCCGTCGGGATACGCTCGCCGAAATCGGTTTTGAAGCAGTCGACGCCGATATCCACCAGGCCTTTCAGTTTGTCCGCATACCACTGGCACGCTTCCGGGTTGGTGAAATCGTAAATCGCCAGCCCAGGCTGCCATTTATCCCACTGCCAGAGCGAACCGTCCGGGCGTTTGAGTAAATAGCCCTTTTCTTTCAGCTCTTTAAAGATGGGTGATTTCTGCCCGATGTACGGGTTAATCCACACGCAGACTTTCAGCCCTTTGGCCTTCAGACGGCGGATCATTCCTTCCGGGTCCGGGAATGTCACCGGGTCCCATTCGAAGTCACACCACTGGAACGCCTTCATCCAGAAGCAGTCGAAATGGAACACGTGCAGCGGCAGGTTGCGTTCAGCCATGCCGTCGATAAAGCTGTTTACCGTCGCTTCGTCGTAGTTAGTGGTGAACGAGGTGGTCAGCCACAGGCCGAATGACCACGCAGGCGGCAGCGCCGGGCGGCCGGTAAATTGCGTATAACGGTTCAGGACGTCTTTCGGGGTCGGGCCATCAATCACAAAATATTCGAGATATTCGCTTTCGACGCTGAACTGCACCTTCGAGACTTTCTCGGAGCCGACTTCAAACGACACGCATTCCGGATGATTGACCAACACGCCGTAGCCGCGATTGGTGAGGTAGAACGGAATATTTTTGTACGACTGTTCGGTGCTGGTGCCGCCATCGCGGTTCCAGGTGTCGATGGTCTGGCCATTGCGCACCAGCGCGGTGAAGCGTTCGCCAAGGCCATAAACTGTTTCACCTACACCTAAATCCAGACGTTCGAACATGTAATTACGATCGCTCTGGGTGTCCTGCACGTAACCGTTGTTTTTCACCTGGCTGCCGGTGATACGCACGCCGTTGCGCAGGAAATCCAGCGCCCAGAATTCGCCTTTCGACACGCGCACGCTGAGGTTGCCGCTTTTCAGCTCGGCAAATTCGGCGGTGTTTTGCATCTCGACTTTCACATCCTGCTGCACATTCAGCGGGTAATGCGGGCCGTTATCCAGCGCGCCCTGGAAATGCTCAATACGCACGCCCACCACGCCTTCCTGCGGGGAGAAAAAGCGCAGCGTAAACAGTGGCGTATCCAGTTGCCAGGTGCGCTCACGCACATCGCGTGGGGCGGCATACACCACCATTTCGTTACCCTGCTGTTCAACGTCGAACACCTGCAGCGGGTGAATTAAATTCAGGCCAGGTTGAATGAGCCAGTTTCCATCACTGATTTTCATGCCTTGTTCCTCTTAGTTCGGTAATTCTTTGCTGACCGGAGCCTGCTCAAAGTCTTGCTGATTGCGGCGCGCGCCCTGCGCGATATCCGCCATGATTTTGCGTAGATAAGGTGTTTTCAGCGTGTAATAGCGCTTGGCGATAATGGCGCTCAGCAGATAGCAGGCCGCCGGAACGAGGGTAAACAGCGCAACAATAATGCTGATGGTGTTACTATTTTGGGTTTTGGCTCCGGCGTCATAGCCGCCTGCCGCCAGCATCCAGCCAATCATTGCGCCGCCCAGCGCCAGACCAAGTTTCAGGACAAACAGCGTCCCCGCGAAGCTGATGCCGGTCAGGCGTTTGCCGTTGCACCATTCGCCGTAGTCGACGGTGTCGGACATCATTACCCACTGAATTGGCGTCACCAGCTGGTGGAGCACGCCAATTACGAAGATGAAGCCAAACATCACGACGTTGGCCTGAATGGGCACGAAGAACATCGCCACGCTCAGCACCGTCAGCGCCGCGTTGGTCCACCAGAACACGCTGACCTTACATTTCCAGTCGGTGATTGGCTTCGCAAGCGCGGAGCCAATCAGGTTGCCGACGCAGTAAGTGCACAGGAATACGGTGAACAACCCGGCGGAGCCCATGATCCAGGTGGCGTAATACATCATCGCGCCGCCACGCACGCAGACCGCGAGGATGTTGAGAATGGTCAGCAGGCCGACGATGCGCCATTGGTCGTTTTGCCAGATATCTCGCAGATCTTCACGCATCGACGAGGTGCTCGGTGGCACCTGAATACGCTCTTTGGTATTGAAGAAACAGAAGGCCAGCATCAGGAAAGCCACCACCGACAGCACCGCAATGCCGCCCTGGAAGCCGAACGCTTTGTCGTCGCCGCCAATCAGGTTTACCAGTGGCATCATTAGTACCGTCGAAAGCATGCCGCCCGCCGTTGCCAGCACGAAGCGCCAGGATTGCAGGGAGATGCGCTGCGTTGGGTCATCGGTTATCACGCCGCCCAACGCGCAGTAAGGGATGTTTACCACGGTATACAGCAGGGTGAGCAGCGTGTAGGTGACGGCGGCGTAAATCATTTTGCCGTTATGGGTGAGGTCTGGCGAGCTATAGGCCAGCACGCACACGAGGCCAAAGGGAATGGCACCAAACAGGATCCACGGTCGGAATTTACCCCAGCGGCTGCGGGTGCGGTCGGCGAGCAGGCCCATGCACGGGTCGGAAATCGCATCGAGCGCACGGGCGAGCAAAAACATGGTGCCGACAAAGCCTGCGGGGATACCAAAAATATCGGTATAAAAAAACATCATGTACAACATGACGTTATCAAAAATGATATGGCTGGCGGCATCTCCCATGCCGTAGCCAATCTTCTCCTTCACGGATAATACTTCATGACTCATTTTTTATCCCTCAACAGCGTCATCGAACATCAGTAACCGGTTACATGGTTGTAATTCATCGTCGGTGCCGATGGAATTCCAATATCTCGTATGCGGATTATGTTTCTTGTTTTCTGTGATCGCGGTTGGGAAGATAAATGTTTAAAAATGTAACTAGCGGATTTTGTAGGGTTTTATGGGGGTTGTGGTGATTTACTGCACAGGTATGAGGAAATAATTAGATAAAGAGTGGGGTAACTGCCTGAAAGTAGCTATACTGCGCACCGCCTCCATGTAGCAATCGAGGCGCGGAAGGTCGTCGTCTCCGGTGAGGCGGTTGGACTTCAAATCCAAATGGGACCGCCAGCGGCCCCGGGCAGGTTCGACTCCTGTGATCTTCCGCCAGTTCTCTCTCACCGTAAGCGTCAAATCTACACTTTCTTCACCTCAATACCCGAAAACCCCGCATCGTCTTTGATGACCGCTCAGTGAGTAAATACCGTTTAAGTTTTCCCCCGTCTGGGTCGCTGTTCATTGTATTAACCGATGGAGCGCCAGGATGAAAAAATTACTCGTATTGCTTTTACCGTTACTGCTTGCTGGCTGCGCCACGATTGTCGGTGACAATGAGGAACAGGTGCGCATCGACAGCGTACCCGAGCATGTTCGCTTTGCTATCTCTGACAGCGAGGGCGAGATTGTCGCCAGTGGGATTACGCCGCAGACCATTACGCTGAAGAAAGCGGATGGCAGCTATTTCGGCAAGATTAATTACACGATGACGCTCGCGGAGGATGGCTACAACACGTCTATCGTGCCGTTGAGCACCCATCTCACTCCCTGGTACCTGTTCGGAAATATCATTTTCTTCGGCGTTCCAGGCTGGCTGATTGTCGATCCGTTCTCGGGCGCGATGTACTCGTTTAAGAACCACTATATTCAAACGCATCTGCGCCCATGTCCGCCGGGGCCGTACCGTTATATGTGTTCATAACCACGAATATTTCGGGGAACTGGCTGGCGTTTGGGGTGGCTCATGAATGAAGCGTGGGCCCCGCTTCGCCAGCCAGATGCTGGAGACTATGGGTTATCTTTTGGCGCGGGCTCTGCTGGCGTATCCGACTCTGCGGCTTCTGGCTTTTTCACCGTGATCGTGGGCAAATCACCGTAGGTCACCTGTGTTTTTTCAAGACGGGTAATGATGTCGGCGGTGACATCTAATTTTGCGTCGCTGGAAATGACATTCTGATTATCAACAATCAGCGGCAGCTTTTTTTCTTGCCGGTAAGCATCCACGGCTTTCACGATGGCGGCCAGGCTTGCCTGACGCGCGGCTTTTTGTTCTGCCAGCCACTGGCGATTCAGGATTTGCGCATCGGCGTCGCTCGCTTTTTTCTGTTCGTCCGCGGACAAGGCGGCATACCCTTTCTTCGCCTCGTCATTAGCCTTGATAAGCACGGCCTGAACCTGCTTGTCATGCTCAATTTCCTGTTTGCCGATAGCTGAGTCCTTCAACACTTTGCCGATATCCACGACGCCAATCTCCGGGGTGGCGGTTTTTTTCTGATCGCATCCCGCTAATCCGCCAAGGGCGATTGTTGCGGCGAGTGCCAGTATTGCGGTTTTCTTTTGCATCATCAGATCCTTTTATTGCCTTCCGCTCTGGCGGGGGGCGATGTTCGTTAGATATTTGCGTTCACGTCGCCAGTAGACAGCATGCGAGCTCCATTGGTTTCCTGGTCATTTTCTTATTTCTTCCTTCGGCGGATATTTGGCGAATAAAATAAATAGGGCCAGCATCCCGCTGGCCCATTTCGCTACAGGTGACTCACTCAATCCCAGCCGGGTACGGCCCCGCCGTTAAAGATTTTCTCGGCCGCTTTTGCCACTTCAGGTGACTGATACGACTGCATAAATTCCTTCACGTTTTCCGCGTCTTTATTGTCTTCGCGGGTGACGATGATGTTCACATACGGCGAGTTTTTATCTTCGATAAACACGCCGTCATGCACGGGTGACAGGCCGGTCTGTTGCAGATAAGTGGTGCTGATGATCGCCACGTCGACCTTCGGGTCGTCGAGCACGCGCGGCAGCTGCGCGCCTTCCAGTTCCATAATATTGAGCTTGTGCGGGTTGTCGCTGATATCCAGCGCGGTCGGCAGCAGGCCTTTACCCGGTTTCAGGGTAATCAGCTTCTCTTTTTGCATCAGCAACAGCGCGCGCCCGAGGTTGGTCGGATCGTTTGGAATGGCGACGGTAGCGCCGTCTTTCAGTTCGGAAACAGATTTAATCTTGCGGGAATAGCCGGCCATCGGGAAAACGAAGGTGTTGCCGACGGCCACTAAGTGGAAGTTGTGCGCTTTGTTGTCCTGTTCCAGGAACGGACGATGCTGGAACACATTGGCGTCCAGCTCCCCGGCGTTGGTGGCGTCGTTTGGCAGCAGCGAGCCGCTAAACCCAACCAGCTCCACGTCGAGGCCGTATTTTTCTTTGGCGACTTTCTTCGCCACTTCGGCCACGTCTTGTTCCGCGCCGTTAATCACGCCGACTTTTATGTGTTTGCTGGTATCGCTTTTTTGGTCACAGCCCGCCAGAAGTAAGCCGGTCAGCAGCAGGGCGCCGAGATGTGGAAGAGTCAGTTTCACGCCAGAGTTCCTTTTTAAACAGTCGTTAAAACAAGGTGTTCCCGAATAAAAATGACTATAACGAGTTTGGCGGAGCGAGGATAAAAACGAAAAGGAATGAGCAAGACGAAAAGATGATAACGCGGGTCTATAGAGCCAGGTTTTGTAGGCCCGGCAAGCAACGCGCCGCCGGGCTGCGGGGGGATGCCCGGTGGCGCTACGCTGACCGGGCCTACGGGTTAGTTCAGCGTATTCGCAATCGCGTTATACATCAGCGATGCTTCCAGCGGCTGAGCGCTGAACGACGGCTCGGCCTTCGGCCACGCGGACCACTGCACGATCACCAGTTTTTGCTGCGGATTGACCACGATAACCTGGCCAAAAATGCCCAGCGCCCACATCGTATCCTGGCTCGACAGGCCCTCTTTCGGGCTGACGTCTTTGGCATTTGCCGGCACGCTGTTGTTCCACCACTGGTAGCCGTACATGCCGTCCGGATGCGCCGCCGATACCGATTTCTCCGCGGTATTCCAGGTTCGGGCATCTTTCACCCAGTTGTCTGGCAGGGT
This DNA window, taken from Scandinavium goeteborgense, encodes the following:
- the emrD gene encoding multidrug efflux MFS transporter EmrD; translated protein: MKRHKNVNLLLMLVLLVAVGQMAQTIYIPAIADMARDLNVREGAVQSVMAAYLLTYGVSQLFYGPLSDRVGRRPVILVGMTIFMLATVIAMTTHSLTMLIAASALQGMGTGVGGVMARTLPRDLYEGSQLRHANSLLNMGILVSPLLAPLIGGMLDTVWSWRACYGFLLVLCLGVTLSMARWMPETRPQDAPPTRFTTRYKTLLGNGPFTCYVMMLIGGLAGIAVFEACSGVLLGAGLGLSSMVVSILFILPIPAAFFGAWFAGRQNKRFSSMMWQSVISCLLAGLMMWIPGLLGVMNVWTLLVPAALFFFGAGMLFPLATSGAMEPFPFLAGTAGALIGGLQNIGSGALAWLSALLPQTGQSSLGLLMTLMGLLILLCWLPLASRFNQHQQTI
- the ilvN gene encoding acetolactate synthase small subunit encodes the protein MQNAIHDNVILELTVRNHPGVMTHVCGLFARRAFNVEGILCLPIQNSDKSRIWLLVNNDQRLEQMISQIDKLEDVTQVTRHQSDPGVFNKLGLFFE
- the tisB gene encoding type I toxin-antitoxin system toxin TisB; its protein translation is MGGMELAVLVLKLMVALLQLLDAVLKTFR
- a CDS encoding EamA family transporter, which translates into the protein MTLTVFFVLLFAALLHASWNAIVKAGSNKLFSAISVSGSASLIAFVLLPFSPQPALASAPWLILSCGLQVVYTVLVAKTYQVSDMSQTYPLMRGTAPLLVATVSLFLPGEQLSSLACMGIGVICLSILAMALNGRSGSRKGVTLALINACFIASYTLVDGTGVRLSGSALGYTLWTFLMNGFCLLGWAMVSRHLEVSRYMRLHWKKGIFGGLATMGSYGLALWAMTQAPLAVVAALRETSILFGAIIALVILKERVTWLRLAAACGIALGAILLRLS
- the ilvB gene encoding acetolactate synthase large subunit; translation: MSSQTASTQTTSQARRFTGAQLIVHLLERQGITIVAGIPGGTVLPLYDALSQSKQIRHVLARHEQGAGFIAQGMARTQGKPAVCMACSGPGATNLVTAIADARLDSIPLVCITGQVPASMIGTDAFQEVDTYGISIPITKHNYLVRDISELPQVISDAFRIAQSGRPGPVWVDIPKDVQTAEIDIDDLPMPGCKAPAPVFNLSDVRDAAAMINSAKRPVLYLGGGVINVPEHIRKLAEKANLPTTMTLMALGMLPKAHPLSLGMLGMHGARSTNYVMQEADLLIVLGARFDDRAIGKTEQFCPNAKIIHVDIDRAELGKIKQPHVAIQADVGEVLDQLIPLVEAQPRAEWRQLVADLQQEFPSAIPKAGDPLTHYGLINAVAACVDDDAIVTTDVGQHQMWTAQAYPLNRPRQWLTSGGLGTMGFGLPAAVGAALANPHRKVLCFSGDGSLMMNIQEMATAAENQLDVKIILMNNEALGLVHQQQSLFYKQGVFAATYPGMINFMQIAQGFGLQTCDLNTAEDPQAALQEIISRPGPALIHVRIDPEQKVWPMVPPGAANTEMVGE
- a CDS encoding 6-phospho-alpha-glucosidase; its protein translation is MKKFSIVVAGGGSTFTPGIVLMLLANQDRLPLRALTFYDNDGARQETIAEACKIILQEQAPDIKFSYTTDPKAAFTDVDFVMAHIRVGKYPMREQDEKIPLRHGVLGQETCGPGGIAYGMRSIGGVLELVDYMEQYSPNAWMLNYSNPAAIVAEATRRLRPNAKILNICDMPIGIEGRMAEIVGLKDRKQMRTRYYGLNHFGWWTSIEDLEGNDLMPKLREHVAKYGYIPPTDDPHTEASWNDTFVKARDVQALDPDTMPNTYLKYYLFPDYVVKHSNPNRTRANEVMDHREKNVFGSCNAIIQAGKSSAGELEIDEHASYIVDLASAIAFNTQERMLLIVPNNGAIHNFDADAMVEIPCLVGKSGPQPLTVGDIPNFQKGLMSQQVAVEKLVVDAWEQRSYQKLWQAITLSKTVPGASVAKAILDDLIEANKAYWPELH
- the ivbL gene encoding ilvB operon leader peptide IvbL gives rise to the protein MNTHLNAINLLPTAHPAAVVVVRVVVVVGNAP